TCCATCGCGATGTGAAGCCGTCTAACATCATGATGACCAGCGAAGGCAAACCGAAGTTGGTCGACTTCGGACTTGGCCGCAACATGTTCCGGCCGGATTCGGAACGAGAAAACTCGCAGACGATGGAAGGCTATGTCGTCGGCACGCCAATGTATATGGCCCCCGAACAGGCTCGGGGTGAGAACGATCGGCTCGACGGCCGTGCAGACATCTACTCGCTGGGAACCATCCTGTATATCACGCTGGTGCGTCGGCATCCGTATGACATCAGCCGCGAATGCCGATCAGACGCGATCAAAGAGGTAGCTCACGGCGTGGCGCGGCGACCCAGCGAATTCAAGCCCGACTTCGATCCGGAGCTGGAACGGATCCTGATGAAGTCGCTCGCCCACGCGCCAGATGACCGCTATCAATCAGCTCGCGAAATGGGAACCGCACTGAAGCAGTACGCCGACGCAAACTTTTGACGGGCTGACTGTCCGCCAGACGTCGGGAGCCAGCCCTTGCCTCGACCTGCGTTGACACCGTACGATTCCTGCGGCCCAACTTTTTTTACTGCCGCGGAATTGTGTCAGCTCACGCAGCAGTTGTCGGGCTAACTTGTTTGCTCGCCCCGTCGGAGTGTCGTTGTGGCTTCTATTGACCCAACAACTCAGGAACTGGAGATCATCGGATCAGAATCCGATTGCTCCTACCTGCCCGGCCGCGCGTCGCGAATGCAGTACCGGCTGGCTATGTCGCTGACAGAAGAACGTTATCTGCAAATGCTGGAACGCGGCTGGCGACGATTCGGGCGCACGCTGTTTCGTCCGGTGTGTGCCAATTGCTGTGAATGCCAAAGCCTGCGAGTGGACATCAATAAGTTTCAGCCGTCGAAAAGTCAGCGGCGAGCTCGAAATCGGAACAGCGATGTCGTCTTAACCGTGCAGCCGCTGACCATCACGTCCGAACACCTCGATTTGTATAACGCCTACCATCTCGACATGCATCAGCGGCGGCAGTGGCCGTTTCGACGGATCACCGAAGACGATTACTACGAATCGTTTGTCGACGGCGACTTTGCGTTTTCCCGCGAATTTCAGTACCGACTGAATGGCAAGCTGGTAGCGCTGGGCATTGTCGACGCTCCGGGCGATGTGATGTCCAGTATTTACTTTGTTCACGATCCCGAACTGCGGGAGCGAGGCTTCGGCACGATGTCTGTGCTGCGTGAGCTGGACTACGGCCGGCAGTTCGAACGCCGCTGGCTGTATATGGGCTATTACATCCGGGATTGCGGTTCGATGAACTACAAAAACCGCTTCCGGCCTCACCAAATCCTGGCCGAATACTGCGAAGACGACGATCCCGCAGTCTGGATGGATGCATAAAAAAACTCGACACGGGCGAGAGCCGGTGTCGAGTTCGTGAGTGTGCTGAAATTAGTTGGGAACCCCCAAACTGAGAGCGTCCCGTGTGCCGTTGCGTTGTTTGCCAGTACCTTAGCGGCAGCAGCGAGAACGTTTGCAGCGAGGCTGTTTGCAACGCACTTTCTTGTACTTAACTTTGCAACATTTAACCTTACAGCACTTTGGTGCTGGAGCACAGCAAGTCTGTACTGGGGCACAGCAGGTTGGCGCTGGAGCTGGAGCACAGCAAGTTGGTGCTGGTGCTGGTGCACAGCAGGTTGGTGCTGGAGCACAGCTAGAGCTGCAACCGCCGCAAGAAGAACCGCAAGATGAAGTTCCGCAGCTTGAGCCGCAAGAAGTAAAGCTGTGGTGTGAACCGCAGCTGCCGCAGGATGAACTGTCGCATCCGCCGCATGAGCTGACGGCACAGCCGCCATGACAGCCAGCTTCAGCGTCTGCTGGAGCCATAAATCCGACAAGCCCAAGGCTCATCATAATCGTTAGAAGTTGTTTCATAATCTCTCTTCTCCGTGATTCAATAGGGGTTTCGTTGAATTTGATCTACTAGGTGA
This DNA window, taken from Fuerstiella marisgermanici, encodes the following:
- a CDS encoding arginyltransferase — encoded protein: MASIDPTTQELEIIGSESDCSYLPGRASRMQYRLAMSLTEERYLQMLERGWRRFGRTLFRPVCANCCECQSLRVDINKFQPSKSQRRARNRNSDVVLTVQPLTITSEHLDLYNAYHLDMHQRRQWPFRRITEDDYYESFVDGDFAFSREFQYRLNGKLVALGIVDAPGDVMSSIYFVHDPELRERGFGTMSVLRELDYGRQFERRWLYMGYYIRDCGSMNYKNRFRPHQILAEYCEDDDPAVWMDA